The genomic interval TTTTTATAATATCTTGTGTAAATACTAAAAATAAAAAATACAATGAAAAGCCAAAATATGCCAATTTATTTTTAAATACAAAAAAATCACTTTTTGGGAGTATAGAGTTTATAGTTTTAACAATCCTTTTAATTTCACAACAATAAACCCTTGAAACTAAAATATTATTTTCTCTTTTCTCAATATATTCATTTGTTAAAAATACTTTTGCTTTCGAATTTAACTCTTTCACAACACCTACACCAACAAAAACAAGCAGACATAATAAAAAAATTTTCATACCAATATAATTTTCGACAAATATTATATAAGCTAATACAAAAGTTCCAATAGATAACGAAATAGCACCATATATGTTAGCATTGTCTTGTATGACTATCGGCTCTTTATCATAATCCCTTAAAATTTTGCTTTTAGAATTTTGCTTGTTTTCTAAATTTTGATTTTTCAAAATTTATCCTTTTAATAAAATTTCATCGCAAATTTAAACTCACTCAGCATTGTTTGATACTGAATTTATTAAATTCACAAATTTAAACTTACTTTTGCAAATTCAAAAATTCAAGCAACAAGTAAATTTAAATTTATTGATTTTACTTTATCACTTAGTTTTATTAATTCGTCTGTTTCACTTATACCATTGGAGTTTTTATCTTGCCAAAGAAGTAAATTTGTAAATTCTTTGTCTTTTTCATCGATTATGCCATCGTTATTGCTATCAAGCTCTTTTAAGCTTTCAAAGCCATTTTTTGAATTTGGATTAGTGTAGGCATAGGCGTTATTTGAGATGCTCTTGTTTCCAAATAGCTCGCTACCATTATCGATTGCGCCGTTGTTGTTTTTATCAATGGTGATAAAGGCGTCATTGTTATCTATCCAGCTTGTAGCCTCTTTAAAGCCGTTATTATCAAGGTCAAAATTTATCTTATAGTCTAAATTTGTGCCTTTTATGCCATCATTATTAAGGTCTATTGCAAGTGGATCGTAAGTTTCTGGCTTATCATCGTTTGGATCTTTGTCGTCGTCTTTGATGAGACCTTGACCTGAATTTTTAATTATCGCTTTGACATTTGATTTATCTGTTACTACACTTGCACTTACTTCAAATTTCTCATCTTCTTCTTTTAAGTCATCATCTTTCCAGGTATGAGTATATTTTTTCTCTTTTTCTCCTGATTTAAATATTATCTCTTTGTCATTTACTTTTAAGACTAGCGTTTCGTCTTTTTCTAATGCTCTATCTAGTATTATGGTAAATTCCATAGTTTGGTCTTTTTCTACTGCACTTTTATCTGATATGGTTATTAGGATTTCATCCGGGTCGGCTAGGACTATGCCAAGAGAGTTTTTATCTTTGGAGTAGTTTTGGATAGTGATAGAGTTACTTCCTTTACTTACTATTAGTTCGCCACTACTATTTATTTTATATTTTTCTCCGCCTTTTCCTACATAGGATTGTTCTTTTTCGTCCCATTTGCCACCTTTAAGATGAGTTCCGCTAAAATGAACGCTTCCTTTGTGGTCGGTGTCTCTGATAATATCGCCATTATCTACATTATAAGTATCATTACCTGCACCGCCTAAAAGTATATCATAACCGCCATTTCCTTGAAGTATGTCATTTCCATTGCCACCAAATAATACATCATCTTTACTGCCACCTGTGATTAAACCGCCGTGATATTTATCTAGTAATGGTCTAGCATATACTGTGCCATCAGGCATAGTTACTTTTAGGTAGCCGTTGGTGATGGTAATATCTTTTACACCTAATTTTTTAGCAATATCAGAACTGTCATCTCCCGATAAATATCTATATGCTTGTTTTGAAAAATCACCTAAACTCATACCAGTAACAGACGAGATAAAACTAGATACATATACTCCTGCTGGTCCAGCAGCTACACCGCAAACAAATCCTTGCACTAAATCACCAGCAACACCAGATAAAAAATTCTCCAAAACTTTCACCTTTTGTATCGCTAAACACATATTCACCAGCAGTTGTAACAAATTTTACAATTTTTCCACCTGGTAATGGTGTTTTTTTATTTTTCGCATCTAAATACATCGCATCAACTACACCGCTAAAATATGTAACCGGCTTTTTATTTTCATTTACCATATCAATAATACCTAGATTTCCAACAGCTTGTTCTACTGCACTCAATACTTTACTAGCTTCTGCAATTTTTGCTTCGCTCGTCGCGTCTCCTTTTTAAAAAAATTACTTATCATCAAGCCAAATATGGCATTCAACTTTATCAATATCAATATTTTTTATTTTTATAAAAAATTCTCTCAATAACTTATAATCTTTGTTGTTTTTTATAATAAAATTTATGTTTTTGCTATCTGTATAAATAACTAAATAATCGTAAAATATAAGCCTAAATTCTCTTTCAAAAATCAAAAAATATAAAAATTTGCAAATCCAAAAAGAAAATATTCCCACAAATAATATAGCTAGAATTTGATAATTACTCATAGAAAAATTTTTAGTTAAAATCAAAAAAATAGTCAAAAATATTATTAAAAAGGCAATTATTGTAGAATATGGGTCATATTTTAAAGCCATTTTGTAAAATACATTTTGATTTTCAAGCCATTTTCTATCACGCAAAAAGTATGTTCGTTTTATACTTATAATATCATCTAAAAATATTGTTTTTATCACCTTTTTATTTATATTATGTGTTATTCTTGTATTTGTTAGCTTTATTAAATGCTTGTTATTTCGGTTGCGAATATAATCAAGCATAAATGGCAATCCAAAAATAGGAAAAATAATAAAAAGTTGTCTAAATCGAGTTTCATTAGGCTCATACAAATACATACAAATCATAAAAATTAAAACACATAACCCAAAGAAAGCTATAAAAAATTGTGTTTTATTTTCTATAATTATCGGCTCTTTATCATAATCTCTTAAATTTTTGTTTTTATTAAAAATATCATTTTTAAAATTTGTATTTTCCAAAATTTAATTCTTTTTATAAATTTTACTTGCAAATTCTATCTCACTGGGCATTATTTGATGCTGAATTTATTAATTTAAATTCACAAATTTAAACTTACTATTGCAAATTCAAAAATTCAAGCAACAAGTAAGTTTAAATTTGCAAATTCTGCTTTATCGCTTAGTTTTATTAATTCGTCTGTTTCGCTTATGCCGTTGGAGTTTTTATCTTGCCAAAGAAGTAGCTTGTCAAATTCAGCGTCTTGGCTATCTATTATGCCGTCATTGTTGCTGTCATAGCTTTTTAGTGTTTCAAAGCCGTTGTTTAAAGATGAATTTGTGTATGAGAAAGCACTATCTGAGATACTTTTATTTCCAAAGAGTTCGCTTCCATTATCTATTATGCCGTTGTTATTTTTATCTATTGCTAGAAGTGCATCATCGCCGCTTACCCAACCTGTGGCTTCTTTAAAACCATTATTATCTAAATCAAAATTTATAGTATAATTTAGTGCGTGTGAGTTTATGCCATCATTACCCAAGTCAATCACAATCGGAGAATATTCACGCTCTGGGTCAGGGTCATCGTCACGGTCGTCGTCTTTGATGAGACCTTTTGCAGGGTGAATATATTTTACATTTAGATTTTTAGAAGTTCCACTTTGTAAAACAGAGCCACTTACTTCAAATTTTCTATCTCCGTCTTTGCTTTCGTTTCCGTCCCACTCATAGATATAAGCATTATCTTTTTCTTGTTCATTTTCTGTAAATTTAACCAATTGTCCGTTTATGTATAGTGTTAAGTATTCTCCTGCTTCTAATTTTCTATTTAAACTTACTTTAAACCCTAGCGTATGTTTGCCATTACCACCCTCATTTGCTTGATTGTCGTGTATGGTAACTACTACATCTTTTGGGTCTATTAGTATTATGCCTAAATCATTATTGTCTTTATTAAAATTTTCTATGACTATATTTTCTCCCATATCACTTACTACTAATCTTCCGTCATCGTGGAGTTTGTATTCGATATAATCATCTGAAATATAAAGGTCTCTGTCTTTATCATAAGTTCCGCCTGTTAGTTTGTGTCTGTTGAAATGAACTGAGCCTTTGCCGTCGCTATCACGGATAATGTCAAGTGTTCCTGCATTGTATGTATCAAATCCGTCGCCACCGATGAGTAGGTCGCTACCATTACCACCTTGAAGTGTGTCGTTCCAATCGCCACCAAATAATACATCGTTCATATAATTACCAGTTGCTAAACCATATCTTCCTTTAAGCGGTCTCATATATACCGTGCCGTCGTCCATAACTACACGGAGAAATCCATCTTGTGTAATATAGTCTTTATATTTATCTCCTTTTGTAGCCCAATCGTAAATTTCTCCTGCTAGGCTTCCTATATCGTAGCCGAAGTGGGAGGCAATAGTATTTAATCCATCTATGGCTTTTACTGCCACTTGAAAAGCTCTACCCATAGGCGTAATTTGTGCTACAAATAACACAGTATCAATTGCTAAATTTAGAGCTGTTTTTACGCCAGCTTCCCCATTTGCTAAATCTACTGCTATATTTCCAGCCTGTGTAACTAGGAATAAGCCACCTTTCCCGTGTTTCATTTTTTCTAAATGTTCATCAGCCAATATATCAATTGTTTTACTAGCATCATTTATAGCCAATTTGGCTAAATTTACTTCACCATTTCTGATAATACCAGCTTCTTCAAGCATTTTTTCAACTCTGTCGAGTTCCGCTTTCGCAACTAATTCTCTACTCATTTGTGTCTCCTTAAAAATAAAGTTGTTATTAAATTTTTCATTTTAAATTTTGTATATATTTATATTTAACCTACTTAAAAAATACTCTTTAAGTTCGTTGTATTCGTTATTGTTTGCAATTACGACAAAAATGACTTCATCTTGTGTTTGAATTTCAAGCGTATCATTTAGCCAGTTTTTCAAGCCACCACTTTTAATATGGTAAATAAATTGTGGAAGTAGAAACCAAACAATAATAAAAATAAATGCTAAAAAAAGAATAATTAATCCCAATGGCTCTTTTTTGACAACAATAATTCCAAAAAACCATATAAAAATAAATATTGCAATAATAATTACAACAAAAATATTTCCAAACATTATTGCTTTATCTCCATATTTATTTCTGTATATCATTTCTTTTCGAGCATCTGTATTAAAAATTTGCTTTATTTTCTGAATTTTTAAAATTTGGTATAAATTGATTTTTATATCGATATTTCCGTCATTTGTCTGTCTTATAAAATCTTTTGAAAATATAAATTTGCTGTTTTTGTGAGTTTTGTATCTTTTAATACTTGATTGTAAAAAAGGTAACCAAAAAACTATATTAAAAATTTTTATATGCCACGAACCAGTTGGTAATAATAAATTTACAACAATAAAAATAATGATAGTAATAGCCCTAATAAATTCGATACTCACATCGTGGTTTAATAAAACAATCGGTTCTAAATCGTAGTTTCTTTTAGCGTTATTTAAATTTTTATCAAATTTTTTTTTATTCCAATTCTCAAAATTTTCCATATTTCAATCCTTTATGTTTAATTTTCCGTCATTGCGAGAGTTTGAAAAACTCGAAGCAATCCAGTCAAACGGCAAAGCCGTTTATTAAAAAGCAAATTTGCAAATAATAAACGCCTATCGGCGTTGCTGGATTGCTTCGTTCGTTTCACTCACTCGCAATGACAAATTTCCTTGCAAATTCAAATTCAGGTCGTATCGTTTATCTACGATACAAAATTCTGTTTTTGAATTTACAAATTTAAATCTACGCAACTAGACTTAAATTTATAAACTCAATATTATCCCCACCATTAGCATCTATCAAAACATTTTCTGCGTTTGCTTCGCCGTAGAGCGTGTGGTTTGTGTTTGATAGATTTAATGGATTTCCTTCGATTAGGACTTTGTTTTGATTGAATTTTATTCTGCCTTCGTCGCATAGCCACGAATTTAGTCTTACTAAATCTTTTGTAACCATACCATTGAGTTGGGCTATGGTTGAGAGAGTATCGCCTGATTTGATTTTATAAATTCCTTTTTCGCCTAAGTCTAGGTATTCGCCTACTTTTATAAGTATATGTGATAATAAAAACGATACTTGTGGAATGTTTTCTATGGCATTGCGAAGTTCTAAATTTGAGAGTTCTTTTATGTTGTAGGTTTGGGAATTTATGGTTAGGGTTTGGATTTCGTCGTGCTTCATAACAGCCTGTATGATTTCTTTTTCTTCTTCTTGTTTTGAAATATCTGCTTTGATTATTATTTCTTTTAGCTTATTAGATGCAAATTGTATTTCAAAATCCATTGTTCCAAATGCAGGTGGTGGAGAAAACAATTTTTGATAACCATTTACTATATCTATTGCAGATACATTGCCATCACCATCTGGATCAAAATAATCTACAAAATTCATCAAACCATTATTTATTAAACCATTTTTAACTTGTTCGAAAAAGTCGCTATTGGTAATAATTTCATCATAAAATCTATCGGCATTTGCAACATAGGTGTTAAATAAATTTGAAAATTTTTCTCCCAAATTTAATTCAGCCAAACCAATGTAAGTTATAAAAGCAGCGCCTGCCTTTATTTCACCTTTAACTTTATAGCTTTCTACTTTCTTTTGCACCCCAAAAGTTATCGCAAGATTTAGCATATCTCCAACTGCTCTACCTGTCCCTTGATAGTGGTTATCGTTCGGATTTGTTACTTGATTTTTTAAATAAATCAACTCCACCCGACCAAAATGTCATAGTTGTAGAAGCTATTTTATTATCTATTAAAGCACTTCCTGCACTAACAGCACCCATTGCCAAATTATACATTTGTTCTACTGCATTTTTTGCAATCTCAACTGCCGTTAAAGAACTATTATTCTCATTGTTTGTTGTGTTATTGTTTTGTGTAGTATCACTCATGCTATCTCCTTTTTAAATTTTATTATCAATGTTTGACTATAAGTCCAAATTTTAATCTAAACTAAAAAATCTCCTAAGTTTCTTTTTAAAAGTATCTTTTGGAATTTCTGTATCGCTAAAATCATCGCTCCAAATTTCGTTTTTATCTTGAAACCAACCGTCATTTTGAATATGTGGGATAAATTTTGTTTTGTTTTCTATCTCAATATTTAGCGATTGAAAATATTGTAAAAGTTCGTTGTATTCTTTCGTTGAATAGACATTTACTAAAAGATAATTTCTATTTTTGCACCTAATGATAAAATTCTTTTTAAGTAGCCAAAGTGGTTCACCGCTCTTTTTTAATTTATAAATTTTATATGGCAAAACAAAAATCAAATATAAAACCAAATGCTTCATATAAAGCACTATTTTACCAATATGAACGCCTATGCTCGATTTTTTGTATAGCTCATAAGGTGTGAAATAATGAAATCTGCCGTAATTTGACTGCAATTCGCAAACCACGCAAAAATACACCTTTTCTAAATTTAATGCAGGGTTTGGAATAGTTTTGTTTTCGCTTATGTATTTATTTTTAGAAAATAAATCAGAAATTATATAATCTCTTGTGCTTGTGATTGATTGTTTTGTGAAAGAAAAGTAGCTTTTGTTTTGTTGTTTGTATTCTTTCATTGTTATGAAATTTTTTATAGAAACAAATACGAGATAGACAGCAATAAATAAACCAAATATATTTATATTGGTAAAATTATCTGCAAAAATTACAATATAAGTAAAAAACAATAAGCCAAATAAAGACAAAAACCAAAATAGATAAAACAATGAAAACACCGAAAAATCACCTATTACAATCGGATTTTCATCATAATTTCGCAAATTTAATTTTTTAAAATTTGATTTGTTTTCTAAATTTTCGCCATTCAATTTTAATCCTTTTTTAAATTTATATTTTGTTAAATTCAAATTCAGGTCGTATCGTTTATACGCGATACAAAGTCCATTTTCAAATTTACAAATTTAAACTTACGCAACAAGTAAATTTAAATTTGTAAATTTGTTATCATCTCCGTCATCACCACCAACATTATCATCGCCGTTTCCTGCATATATAATATCATTACCATTTCCGCCATTTATAGTGTCGTTACCATTTCCTGTGCATTTCCTAATGGATTATCGATATTACCCAATGCAAAAGATAGCCCGTTCCAGCATTTTGACATAATATCCAAAGCTTGTTGCTTGCTCATACTACCTAAGAGCATTTTTTCTGCTCTATCCAAAATTTGATTAGCTTTCGCTATTCTGCTGTTTGTTGAACTCATAGTTCATCTCCTTATTAAAAAATTTGTTACTCAAAATCTTGTTTTTTAAATTCAAAAAGTGCTGTTATTTTCTTTTCTACTTTATCTAAATTTTTACCAGTTTTTATTTGAAAATATTGCTTTAATTCTTTATATTCGCTTTCATAGCTAATCATAAAATTCAAACAATTATTGTTTTTATCTTTTATAAACAACATATCAAATAATGGGTCAATATTTTTATTTAAATGATAAATTATTTGTGGTAACAAAATTAAAAATAAAATTAACCCAACGAAAAATAAAGAAGTTAAAATACCAAATTTAACAAATATTCCAACAAATAAAATCAATAAAAAAGCAATAGCCGATTTTGTTCCCAAAATATCCAATGTGTAATTATGTGGTATTGAATAATTTATAGTTTTTAAAATTTTTGAAACTTTATTTGTATCTATTTCAGAATATATTTCTCCATTAACTTGTTTGCAAATTTTAGCATTATAAAAATATATTTTTGCATTTAAATAATCTTGTTTTATATCGCTACGCAATCTAGCTATTACAAAAAATGTCATATATATGCTACGAGCAAATTCACCAGTAACTATAAACTTAATAATGCAGGGTATTAAAATAATTACTATTTGTATTATAATAGAAAATTTTATACAATCAATGGTCTTATCGCAAATAACAATCGGATTTTCATCATAATTTCGTAAATTCGCTTTTTTAACATTTGTCTTATTGTTTAAATTTATATTTTCCAAATTTAATCCTTTATATTTAATTTCCTGTCATTGCGAGAGTTTGAAAAACTCGAAGTAATCCAGCAACGCCGTCAGGCGTTTATTATTTGCAAATTTGCTTTTAATAAACGGCTTTGCCGTTTGACTAGATTGCTTCGTCGCTTCGCTTCTCGCAATGACAAATTTTAGCAAATTCAAATTCAGGTCGTATCGTTTATACGCGATACAAAGTCCATTTTCAAATTTACAAATTTAAACTTACGCAACAAGTAAATTTAAATTTGTAAATTTGTTATCATCTCCGTCATCACCACCAACATTATCATCGCCGTTTCCTGCATATATAATATCATTACCATTTCCGCCATTTATAGTGTCGTTACCATTTCCTGCGTGAATAATGTCATCTCCGCTTAAAGCGTCAAATTCATCATCGTTTGGAGTTAGATAGAATGTATCATTCTCGTCTGTGCCTAGTAGTGGAGCGTTTTTTAGGATTTCATTTAAATTCCACTCTGAACTATCTTTAAATATAATCTTTTCGATAGGATTGTTTGTGTTTGCATTTGTGTCAAAGAAATTTTGGTTTATGGAATTTGATGAGTTATTATTTTTATTAAAATTTAAATTTTTATCTTTTAAATTTGTATTTTGATTATTTACAGTTTTATTATTGTCTAAAGTTTGAGAATTTAAATTCTCTTTGGAATTTTCTTTTTGCCTGTGAAGTCTATCTAATACTTCTTTTATTTTTTTATACTTTTCATCATCTTGCATTTATTGCCTTTGAAATTTTGGCTTTTTACTCTTTTATCAAAAATAAACTTTAAAATTATAATCCGTTTGTCTTAAATCATAATAATCAAAAGTGATTGTAATCAAACCGTCTTCAAAAGTAATAGTTTAAGCTTTGTTTTATAATAGATTAATAAAAGATCATTTTTTGCTTTTTGCAAAGTCTATATCATTTATACTTTATCTTTAAATATATTCTATTTTCTCAAACTTTTTAAATTGTTTCGGTGTGAATAAAGAGAAGTATATTCGCGCTTTTTGCAAGAGCTTGATCAAAAAATCATATAATTTTCAAAATTTTTTAATTAAAATATATGCGGCAAATTTTTGCAAACAAATCGCATTATATAAAAATGCGTTTTCTGGCGGCTTTTTTGTGGCGGATTTCAAAACCGAATTTAGTCAAAATTTAGAAAATTTTGCTAACCTTACGGGCAAAAAATTAGCAAAAAAAGGATAATTTTGAAAAGTATAATTTTTACAATCCTGCTTCTTGGGGTTGGTTTTTATTTTTACGGTATCAACTTTATGGTGACCGTTTTATCTATCTCTTTTCTGATATTTTTTCACGAATTCGGACATTTTATCGTTGCAAGACGGCTTGGTGTAAAAGTAAATGTTTTCAGTGTCGGTTTCGGCGAAAAAATTTGGGCGAAATCATGGCGCGGCACGGAATACCGGATAAGCGCGATTCCGCTTGGAGGATATGTCAGTTTAAAAGGACAGGAAGATTTGAAACCTGAACTGAAAAATTTTGATAGTGACAGCTACAATTCAAAAAGTCCGTTTGAGCGTATTTTGATACTTTTTGCAGGACCTTTTTTTAATATTTTGTTGGCATTTTTAATTTACATTGCACTTGGATTTATCGGTGTTGAAAAACTTGCACCTAAAATAGGTCATATAGCAGAAAATTCAGCCGCATCCACTGTAGAATTAAAGAAAAACGATGAAATTTTAAGTATAAACGGTGAAAAAGTGCAAGAATGGGATGATATCGCCAAAAACGTGGCATTAAAACCTTTAAATTTGGAAATTTTACGAGATGGAAAAATAATAAATGTAGTTTTAACGCCAAAAATTGGTGAAAAATTAAATATCTGGCGAGAAAAAATTCAAACGCCACTGATCGGAATTTCGCCAAACGGTGAGTTTGTAACGATTTATCACACAGGAATCAGCTCTTTAAAGTTTGCTTATTTACAAACGATTGAAGCTTCGAAACTCATTGTGATTGGACTTGAAAAATTTGTAAGCGGAGCAGTTTCTCCAAAAGAAATGGGCGGAATTGTCGCGATTACGGATATTACGTCAAAAGCTGTAAGTTTTGGAATTTCGCCGCTTTTACTTTTAATCGCTCTAATTTCAGTGAATCTTGGAATTTTAAATTTATTTCCGATTCCTGCACTTGATGGCGGGCATATATTTTTTAATCTTTATGAGCTGATTTTTAGGAAACCTGTCGGTGAAAAATTTTTTACACGTGCTACATATGCCGGTATATTTTTACTTTTTGCGTTAATGATTTTTACTGTTATAAATGATTTTTTTAGAATTTTTGGAGTATATGAATGAAATTAAGTGAAATTTCGGATAGAATTGAAAAAGCGCGAGCAGGCGCTAATATATGGGAAAATGTTAAGCTTTTGGCGGTTAGTAAAAATGTGGATACAAATGCGGTTGAAAATCTTTTTTCGCAAGGTCAAATCGATTTTGGCGAAAACCGTGTACAGGAATTAAAAAGA from Campylobacter hominis ATCC BAA-381 carries:
- a CDS encoding calcium-binding protein, whose protein sequence is MENFLSGVAGDLVQGFVCGVAAGPAGVYVSSFISSVTGMSLGDFSKQAYRYLSGDDSSDIAKKLGVKDITITNGYLKVTMPDGTVYARPLLDKYHGGLITGGSKDDVLFGGNGNDILQGNGGYDILLGGAGNDTYNVDNGDIIRDTDHKGSVHFSGTHLKGGKWDEKEQSYVGKGGEKYKINSSGELIVSKGSNSITIQNYSKDKNSLGIVLADPDEILITISDKSAVEKDQTMEFTIILDRALEKDETLVLKVNDKEIIFKSGEKEKKYTHTWKDDDLKEEDEKFEVSASVVTDKSNVKAIIKNSGQGLIKDDDKDPNDDKPETYDPLAIDLNNDGIKGTNLDYKINFDLDNNGFKEATSWIDNNDAFITIDKNNNGAIDNGSELFGNKSISNNAYAYTNPNSKNGFESLKELDSNNDGIIDEKDKEFTNLLLWQDKNSNGISETDELIKLSDKVKSINLNLLVA
- a CDS encoding LysM peptidoglycan-binding domain-containing protein encodes the protein MIYLKNQVTNPNDNHYQGTGRAVGDMLNLAITFGVQKKVESYKVKGEIKAGAAFITYIGLAELNLGEKFSNLFNTYVANADRFYDEIITNSDFFEQVKNGLINNGLMNFVDYFDPDGDGNVSAIDIVNGYQKLFSPPPAFGTMDFEIQFASNKLKEIIIKADISKQEEEKEIIQAVMKHDEIQTLTINSQTYNIKELSNLELRNAIENIPQVSFLLSHILIKVGEYLDLGEKGIYKIKSGDTLSTIAQLNGMVTKDLVRLNSWLCDEGRIKFNQNKVLIEGNPLNLSNTNHTLYGEANAENVLIDANGGDNIEFINLSLVA
- the rseP gene encoding RIP metalloprotease RseP, translating into MKSIIFTILLLGVGFYFYGINFMVTVLSISFLIFFHEFGHFIVARRLGVKVNVFSVGFGEKIWAKSWRGTEYRISAIPLGGYVSLKGQEDLKPELKNFDSDSYNSKSPFERILILFAGPFFNILLAFLIYIALGFIGVEKLAPKIGHIAENSAASTVELKKNDEILSINGEKVQEWDDIAKNVALKPLNLEILRDGKIINVVLTPKIGEKLNIWREKIQTPLIGISPNGEFVTIYHTGISSLKFAYLQTIEASKLIVIGLEKFVSGAVSPKEMGGIVAITDITSKAVSFGISPLLLLIALISVNLGILNLFPIPALDGGHIFFNLYELIFRKPVGEKFFTRATYAGIFLLFALMIFTVINDFFRIFGVYE